The Desulfovibrio psychrotolerans genome includes the window TTCTCGGGCTGATAGACTGGGAGTTCTGCGGCATGCAGCCCGTGCTGTACGATGCCGCAAACTGCATAGGCTGCGTCGGGTTTGAACACCCGGATGGTCTGGTGAACGGCATGGTTCCCGCCATGATTGCAGGCTTGCGCGGAGCGGATATGCTGACGGCTGAGACCTTGCCTTGGCTGCCCCCCTTTGTGCTTGCCCTGCGCTTTGCATGGCTGTCGGAATGGCTGCGGAAACGCGACCATGAAATGGTGGAAATGGAGCTGGACTACATGGAGATTCTCCTGCGGCATCAGAAGGATATTCTGACCCGCTGGCGACAGTGCTGACATTCTGCGGTCCATGTTGCCTGTTACCTGTTCCATCTTGCTTGTTGTCTGTTACCTGATGCGTGACATTCCCCCCTCCCCTTTTTTGCAAAAGGCATTATATTGCCAGACAGGGCACCGCGCATTGTGCGGGTGCCGTAGCGGATGCACCACCGCAGATTGTTTTATCACCGGCCGATACGCCGCCGCGCTACACCGCGCGTAACCGTACGACACCGCGCGCAGTCCTGCGAAGTCGTGCGAAGTCGTTCGACATTGGGAGGTACGCCATGACAACATCCGCAGCCCTGCTCACCGCTTTGCTGTCTTTTGCCCTGCTTGCCGTCTTGCCGAGTGGAGTACGTGCGGCACAGAGAACTCCGGAGTCCGAAACATCACAGTCTGAAACGTCACTGCCCAGCGCTGCCGCCACGGCGGATAATGCGGAAGCCATTGAAAAGAAAGAGCATCCCCATGCTGTAGCCACCTTTGCGGGGGGCTGTTTCTGGTGTCTGGAGCCACCGTTTGACGTGCTGGACGGCGTGCTGGAAACCACTTCTGGGTACACGGGCGGACATGCCGAGAACCCTACCTATCAACAGGTTTCCGCAGGCATTACCGGCCACATGGAAGCCGTGCGCGTGCTCTATGACCCGGACAAGGTGGAGTATGCCACACTGCTGGATATTTTCTGGCGCAACATAGACCCGCTGGACCCGTACGGGCAGTTCTGCGACAAGGGAGAACAGTACCGTTCCGCCATCTTTTTCCATACCGAGGAACAACGCGCCCTTGCGGAATCTTCCATAAAAAAGCTAAATGAATCCGGCAAGCTCACGGGGCCCGTGGTCACGGAACTTCTGCCCGCCTCCAGATTCTGGCCGGCGGAGGAGTATCATCAGGACTATCCCGCGAAGAATCCTGTCCGCTACAAGTTCTATCGCTACAACTGCGGACGGGACAGACGGCTGAAGGAACTATGGGGAACCCCCTGATACCCTGAGCAATGCCGTGCTCACACGGCTTTGTACGCAGCAAACGCAAGAACAGTATGCAGGAACAACCAGACATGCTCCATAACGCCGGAGAAAACACCATGAAGCACAGGCACACCTACCTCGTCATGCCCGGCGTGTGGAGCGCAAAGGGCAACTTCACGGACGGCAACGGGACGCAGCATGCGGTTTCGGGCACGAGTACCATAACGCACGACAGAGGCATATGGTACAACCGCGCCGCCATGCTCATACACACCGTGCCACCTTCGGACATGGAGTGTGTCTACGAAATCGCCCCCATGATGCCGGGCAGCAACCACACAACGTGGACAGCGGAAACGCTGCCCATGGGGCGTATGTCCGGCAACTTTGCCATGGTGGGCAACACCATTCTCGCCTGTGCCTACACCCCGCAGGGAACCAGCATGGAAACCATGCGCCAGATAGATGCGGACACCTACGAGAACCGTGGGGCCCTTTTTATGGACGGTATACTCATATCCGCATGGGAGACGGTGCTGCACAGGCAGCAGCCCCAGTCCGACGGTCGGTGAGCAGACGACGGGCAGGGAGATTTTCTCAGCCGCCTTCCGGAACACGGCCACCTGACGGCGCGGTTGCACAGACAGCCCCGGACTGCGCGGTTGCGCAGGCAGCCCCTGACGACGCGGTTGTACGGGCAGCCCCGGACAGTGCGGCCTTCCTTCCGTTGTGCGCTGTACAGCCCGCGTACCATCTGGCATAGTGCAGGCTCGGGATACCGCAACATCCGCAACCGGAACGGAGAGCCGCCCCATGACCCAGCTTTCTCACCGCATGGAACGTCCGCCGCGCACAAAGAAGCCCGCACGTATACTGGCTGCGGACATAGGCGGCACCAACAGCCGGTTTGCCGCGTATATACTGGAATCCGGCACACTGCGGAGGGAAGACAGCGTATGGCTCTCTACAACCAACGCAGAAAGCTTTGCCGGACTGCTGGACCAGCTTGCGAAATCCTCACTGCCGCTTACGCCGCAGGAAGCGGACGTTATCGTCCTTGGCGTGGCAGGGCCTGTGCGGGAGCGGCGCCGTGTTACCCCGCCCAATATTGCATGGGACATTGATCTTGACCTGCTGCCCGCCGCATACGGCATGCAGGACGCACTGCTGGTGAACGATTTTCTGGCACAGGCCTACGCCTGTGTAAGCCCGGCCCTGCATGCGGCGCGGACGGTGCTGCCCGGCAATGCTGTGCCCGGTGCGCCCGTGGCGGTGATGGGGGCGGGAACGGGTTTCGGCCACGCCCTGCTGCTGGAGACGGCCCCCGGTCACTTCCGGGCTGTGCCGTCTGAAGGGGGACACGCCCATTTCCCCTTCGTAGGCAAAGAGGAGTTCGCCTTTGCCGACTTTCTCCGTGAGGAGACGGGCAGAAGGCAGGTGGTGGGCGACATGGTCATTACCGGTTCCGGCATCCGCAACCTGCATACCTTTCTGACCGGAGAACGCCTTACCTCGCGGGAGGTGACGGCCAAAATCAAACCGGATTCGCCCGTACTGGAATGGTTTGCACGGCTCTTCGGCCGCGCCTGTCATGATTTTGTGCTGCAAACGCTGGCCTTCGGAGGGTTGGTCCTCACAGGCGGCGTGGCGGCAGGCACCCCGGATGTGGCGCTTCATCCGGCCTTTGCGGAAGAATTTACGGCCAGCGACACCCATGGCGCCCTGCTGAAAAATGTTCCCGTCCGGCTGAACACGGACGAGGAATTCGGCCTGTGGGGAGCCGCGCAACTGGGAGCATTTGCCCTGCAAGGCAAAGATATGAGGCTTCCGTAACCTTCCCGCGCCCTGCCGCTGCCGGAAAAAAGCAAGCCAACAACTCAGTCGGCCACCCGGCCAGCCGACAATGCGGACGACCCCCGGCCAGCCCCCGGTCAGCCAGCCGGTCGGCCCCGGTTTGCCCCGGTTTGCCCCGGTTTGCCCCGGTTTGCCCCGGTTTACCAAGGAGAACACATGCAACGCCCCGCCCCCCTGCGCCTGCTGCTTCTCGCCGTTATGGCGGTACTCGCGGGGCTGTTCTTTGCCTTTGATCTTGAGCAATACCTCACGCTGGACTTCATCAAGGCCCAACAGGGCGACCTTGCCGGACAGTACAATCGCCATCCTGTGCCCATGCTGCTCGGCTACTTTGCCCTGTACGTGGCGGTCACGGCCCTTTCCCTGCCGGGTGCCGTGGTCATGACGCTGGCAGGCGGAGCGGTGTTCGGATTCTGGCCTGCCCTGCTGGTGGTTTCGTTCGCCTCTACCATAGGTGCCAGCCTTGCTTTTCTGGCAGCACGGTTCATGCTCCGCGACTGGGTACAGGCACGGTTTGGCCCGCGTCTGCAAAGAATAAACGACGGCATTGCCCGCGAAGGCTATTTTTATCTCTTCACCTTACGCCTTGTGCCGGCGGTGCCCTTTTTCCTCATCAATCTTGGCATGGGACTGACCTCCCTGCGCGTGGGCACCTTCTACTGGGTTTCGCAGGTGGGCATGCTTCCGGGAACGGCGGTATTCGTCAACGCGGGGAAGGAACTGGGCAAGGTTGAAAGCCTTTCCGGCATTCTTTCCCCATCGCTCATTGTCTCATTCGCCCTTCTGGGCATTTTTCCGCTGGCAACGCGCAAGGCTGTGCAGTGGATACGCAACCGCAAGGCAGCCGAAGCACACGATGACAAGGAGAAACGCATGGCAGAGCACGATTACGATCTCATCGTCCTTGGTGCGGGAGCCGCCGGGCTTACCGTAACGGCGGGAGCCGCGCAGCTGGGGGTGAAGGTTCTGCTGGTGGAAAGGGAGCCGCTGCTCGGCGGAGACTGCCTGCATAACGGTTGCGTGCCCAGCAAGACGCTTATTTCTTCCGCACGGGTTTTTCACCAGATGCGCAACGCCCCGCGATGGGGCCTGCCACAGCCGGAATTTGCAACGTCTGAAAGTCCCGTCGTGGACTTTTCCGCCGTATCGGCCCGTATTCGTTCCGTGATTGCAGATATTCAGCCCCATGACTCGCCGGAACGCTTCCGCAGGCTGGGGGCAGAGGTCGCCTTCGGAGATGCGGCATTCATGGATGCGAACACCATCCGCATTGCCCGGCAGGGCGAAGCGCACGGTGCCTACCGCACCGTCTCTGCGCCGCGCATTGTCATTGCCACCGGGTCATCACCGCAGGTTCCGCCCATTCCCGGCCTTGCGGATGTGCGTTTTTTGACCAACAAAGACATCTTTGCCCTGCCTGCCCTGCCGGAATCCCTTATCGTGCTAGGCGGCGGGCCCATTGCCATGGAGATGGCGCAGGCATTCCGCCGCCTTGGCTCCGAGGTGACGGTGATCCAGCGTTCTGCGCAGATACTTTCCAAGGAAGACAAGGACATGGCCGATATTGTTCAGCAGGCCATGCAGCGGGAAGGCGTGCGGTTCATGCTGAATACGGCAGTGCGGCAGGTGCGCTATGCCACCTGCGGCACCTGCACGGACGCCCCGCCTGCCCATGCGGGCTTCGCCCCGCAGACAGCCGCTGCACAGTCGCCCGAATCCCAAGTGGTTGGCGCGCAGGCGGTTGATCCCGAGACGAGCGACTCGCAGTCGCCCAGTTCACCGTCGCCCGGTGTGCAGTCGTCTGGTTCGCAGCCGTCTGGTTCGCAGACTGTTGGGCTGCAATGCGGCAACGGAGAACGCCCCATGATCGCCGTGGATATTGAGCAGCCCAACGGCATGCCCCACACCCTGTATGCAGATTCTCTGTTCGTGGCCATGGGCCGGACCCCCAACGTGCAGGGATTGCAGCTGGAGCACGCCGGGGTGGACTATTCCGCCAAAGGCATTGCCGTGGATGCCCGCATGCGCACCAGCCGCAAGCATATCTTTGCCTGCGGCGATGTGACGGGACAGTACCAGTTCACCCATGCGGCAGGGTACGAGGGCGGCATAGTGCTGGCAAACGCCGTGTTCCGCCTGCCGCGCAAGGCGGATTACACATGGCTTCCGTGGGCCACCTTCACCGACCCGGAACTGGCCTCCATAGGCATGAACGAAAAAACGGCCAGAGCACGCAACATACCGTACACGGTCCGTACGGAGCCGTTTTCCGGCAATGACAGGGCGCGGGCAGAGGGGGAAACGGAAGGCATGCTCAAAATGCTGCTGGACAAGCGGGGCAAAGTGCTGGGCGTGCAGATTGCCGGACCCCACGCGGGCGAGCTCATCAACGAATGGGTGGCGGTGCTGGGCGGCGGCATATCGCTTGCCACCCTTGCGGGAGGCATACACCCCTACCCCACGCTGGGCGAGATTAACAAGCGGGCAGCAGGCAACCTGCTGGGAGAAAAACTGTTCTCAAACCGTGTACGCGGATTGCTGCGCCTGCTTTTCCGCTACCGCGGCAGTGCGGGGATGGCTTCCTGATACCTGCCACACTGAAGGGCAGATATCCTGAGGAGCCGCCCACTAATCACCGGCGGTTGACCAGTGACCGTACCTCTGAGACAAGCTCATCAAAATAGGGGTTCCATGTAAGCCGTGCGTGAAACTTATCCGGCTCTGTGTAGCCGTATGCAGAATACCACAGATCTTCACGTGCAGGCCCGCTCACGGAAAGATGCTGCCCGTTATCCAGCATGATTATGGTCCCGTTTTGGCCGTAATACGGATGACCGGGAGAAAACAGCACGCACAGATGGGAAAAACTGCTGATACGCTGCTCGGGCAGCCGCGTTGGTCTGGAAATAACCCGCGCATCGCTTGTTCCGGGAGACGGTCCGTACCATACGAACCGGCTACCCTTATGAGAGAACCGCTTCTCAAAAATATCCAGCACGCCATAGGGATCGATGATGCTGTCATCCCTGCTCATGACCACAAGGGCTGGTTTGTCGAATCCTTTCCAGCGCAGCAGGGAACGCACTTCCTGCGTTGTCTTGTAGTACAGGTCCACCGCATTGGCGGATAGCGCCTCATACCGCATATAGTTATTGGCCGGTTCATCCACGTCTACCCAGTCGATGAAGAGATTGGCAACGGAAGCCAGCGCAATTCTTTTCTGTCTGGGAACGAATCCCGGAGAGAACAACAGCAATCCGCCCACCTCTTCGGATTGCAGGGCATACGCCGTTACCAGATTGGCACCTGTGGAAAAACCGCCCAGCCAGACTTCATCCACCTCTTCAGACAACAACGCCACCTGATGGGCGACAGCATTCTTCCAGTCCTCCACGCTCGGGAGCATGAGGTCCGCAGGACGGGTACCATGCCCCGGCAGGAGCATTGCCCGCACGAGGAATCCCTCGCGCACGAGCACCTCTGCAACATCCTTGAAATACCCCGGAGAATCGCCCAGACCATGCACCAACAGAATCCCTCGTCCGGGCCGGGTTTCCTGAGAAGGACGCAGCTCGAACGGTGTGTTGACGGCAAGTTCCGTCTCTCTTGCCGTTGTAAGAAAATAGCGGTTCTTCTCAATCCACTCCCTTGTCTCGTCCACGTATTGCTGAAACGCAGGCTGATCATACCGTGGTAACGATTCAGACGCCGTGTACAGGGGGCCGACAGGATTTTCCAGACAACCGCTCAGCAGGAAGGGCAACATCAGAAGTATCAGCAATCCGGCTTTCATTTGACTTCGGTTCCGCTCGTTTTTTTCGCAGGGGACAGAATAAGATGCGTTGTATCTTCCGTTCTTGGGATATACGTACTCCACATCATGCAGCACTCTGCATGATGTGCAACGCACACGATCCGGAAGCCGTTGCATATGATAAACGCCGGATTGTCGCAAGACAGGCAGGTATTGAAAATCAGCAATTATGCGGGAAGAATGAAATTTTATTCAAAAGCCATCAGTAACCATCAGTGCCTGCCGCGAAAAAACGGTATGGGCGGCTATGTGCCCTGCACCGGATTTTCACAGGCATTCTCCCCGGTCTGCCACGGGTCCACGTGCACCATCACTTCTACCACGCCCTCGCCCTCTGCCAGCAGCAGTTGCTCCACGGCATCGGCCACGTCGTGCCCTTCGCGCACTGTCACTTCGGCATCCACGCCTATGTGCATATCCACAAAAAGCCCAGCCCCCTGATAGCGTGTGCGCAGCCTGTGCACGCTCTGCACGCCCGGAACAGAACAGGCTAGAGCATAAAGACGCTCCGTGACATCAGCGGGAGCGCCCCTGTCCAACAGCTTATCGAGGGCGGGGCGGCAGATGTTCCACGCTGCGTGCAGGATGAATATTGCCACAACAATGGCCCCCACAAGGTCTACAAAACCCCAGCCCGGCAAAAACATGGCCACACCCACCGCAAGGGCTGCGGGCATGGAGCTCAGGGCATCGCTGCGATGGTGCCACGCGTTGGCAACCACGGCAGAAGAATTAAGCCGCCGCCCCTCGCGCACGGTCCAGCGGTACAGCGCCTCTTTGCTCACAATGGAAGCGACGGCCGCAAGGAAGGCTATAAATTTTGCCTGCGTCTGCTCGCCCGACTGAAAGGCGTTTATGGCATCCCAGCCTATGCCCACCCCGGCGGCAGCAAGCAGCAGCCCTATGCCCACCGTGACCAGCATTTCCATTTTGCCGTGCCCGTATGGGTGGCCGTCATCCGCCGGGGCAGTCCAGAAATGCACGCCCACCAGCAGTGCCACATCTGTGACAAGGTCTGACAGGCTATGCACCCCGTCCGCCACCACGGCACGGCTGTTTCCCGCCGCACCGGCCACAATTTTTCCCGCAGCCAGCAACAGGTTAATGACCAGCCCCGCCCACGTTACCCGGCTAACGGCGGCAATGTGCCGCGCCTGTTCTTCGCTCCGCATGGATACCCTCTTCTGAACACATGCCCTCAGACCGCCGGATACGGCAACCTGCCGTTTCAGTACGAACATTCACCGTGCATACAGGAGCTATGCTCACC containing:
- a CDS encoding cation diffusion facilitator family transporter; protein product: MRSEEQARHIAAVSRVTWAGLVINLLLAAGKIVAGAAGNSRAVVADGVHSLSDLVTDVALLVGVHFWTAPADDGHPYGHGKMEMLVTVGIGLLLAAAGVGIGWDAINAFQSGEQTQAKFIAFLAAVASIVSKEALYRWTVREGRRLNSSAVVANAWHHRSDALSSMPAALAVGVAMFLPGWGFVDLVGAIVVAIFILHAAWNICRPALDKLLDRGAPADVTERLYALACSVPGVQSVHRLRTRYQGAGLFVDMHIGVDAEVTVREGHDVADAVEQLLLAEGEGVVEVMVHVDPWQTGENACENPVQGT
- a CDS encoding alpha/beta hydrolase, with product MLILLMLPFLLSGCLENPVGPLYTASESLPRYDQPAFQQYVDETREWIEKNRYFLTTARETELAVNTPFELRPSQETRPGRGILLVHGLGDSPGYFKDVAEVLVREGFLVRAMLLPGHGTRPADLMLPSVEDWKNAVAHQVALLSEEVDEVWLGGFSTGANLVTAYALQSEEVGGLLLFSPGFVPRQKRIALASVANLFIDWVDVDEPANNYMRYEALSANAVDLYYKTTQEVRSLLRWKGFDKPALVVMSRDDSIIDPYGVLDIFEKRFSHKGSRFVWYGPSPGTSDARVISRPTRLPEQRISSFSHLCVLFSPGHPYYGQNGTIIMLDNGQHLSVSGPAREDLWYSAYGYTEPDKFHARLTWNPYFDELVSEVRSLVNRR
- a CDS encoding glucokinase translates to MTQLSHRMERPPRTKKPARILAADIGGTNSRFAAYILESGTLRREDSVWLSTTNAESFAGLLDQLAKSSLPLTPQEADVIVLGVAGPVRERRRVTPPNIAWDIDLDLLPAAYGMQDALLVNDFLAQAYACVSPALHAARTVLPGNAVPGAPVAVMGAGTGFGHALLLETAPGHFRAVPSEGGHAHFPFVGKEEFAFADFLREETGRRQVVGDMVITGSGIRNLHTFLTGERLTSREVTAKIKPDSPVLEWFARLFGRACHDFVLQTLAFGGLVLTGGVAAGTPDVALHPAFAEEFTASDTHGALLKNVPVRLNTDEEFGLWGAAQLGAFALQGKDMRLP
- a CDS encoding FAD-dependent oxidoreductase — its product is MQRPAPLRLLLLAVMAVLAGLFFAFDLEQYLTLDFIKAQQGDLAGQYNRHPVPMLLGYFALYVAVTALSLPGAVVMTLAGGAVFGFWPALLVVSFASTIGASLAFLAARFMLRDWVQARFGPRLQRINDGIAREGYFYLFTLRLVPAVPFFLINLGMGLTSLRVGTFYWVSQVGMLPGTAVFVNAGKELGKVESLSGILSPSLIVSFALLGIFPLATRKAVQWIRNRKAAEAHDDKEKRMAEHDYDLIVLGAGAAGLTVTAGAAQLGVKVLLVEREPLLGGDCLHNGCVPSKTLISSARVFHQMRNAPRWGLPQPEFATSESPVVDFSAVSARIRSVIADIQPHDSPERFRRLGAEVAFGDAAFMDANTIRIARQGEAHGAYRTVSAPRIVIATGSSPQVPPIPGLADVRFLTNKDIFALPALPESLIVLGGGPIAMEMAQAFRRLGSEVTVIQRSAQILSKEDKDMADIVQQAMQREGVRFMLNTAVRQVRYATCGTCTDAPPAHAGFAPQTAAAQSPESQVVGAQAVDPETSDSQSPSSPSPGVQSSGSQPSGSQTVGLQCGNGERPMIAVDIEQPNGMPHTLYADSLFVAMGRTPNVQGLQLEHAGVDYSAKGIAVDARMRTSRKHIFACGDVTGQYQFTHAAGYEGGIVLANAVFRLPRKADYTWLPWATFTDPELASIGMNEKTARARNIPYTVRTEPFSGNDRARAEGETEGMLKMLLDKRGKVLGVQIAGPHAGELINEWVAVLGGGISLATLAGGIHPYPTLGEINKRAAGNLLGEKLFSNRVRGLLRLLFRYRGSAGMAS
- the msrA gene encoding peptide-methionine (S)-S-oxide reductase MsrA, with amino-acid sequence MTTSAALLTALLSFALLAVLPSGVRAAQRTPESETSQSETSLPSAAATADNAEAIEKKEHPHAVATFAGGCFWCLEPPFDVLDGVLETTSGYTGGHAENPTYQQVSAGITGHMEAVRVLYDPDKVEYATLLDIFWRNIDPLDPYGQFCDKGEQYRSAIFFHTEEQRALAESSIKKLNESGKLTGPVVTELLPASRFWPAEEYHQDYPAKNPVRYKFYRYNCGRDRRLKELWGTP